From a single Marinilabiliales bacterium genomic region:
- a CDS encoding hydrolase Nlp/P60 has product MEYGVSLLPVIPLRTNPSEKSEMITQLLFGEYVKIVDKEGQWWMVEFPDDSYQGWTTGKMLTPVTEEQAVRAAETDARVTANLILPVAPRDTEDISLIPAGSILNEYKPASNSFTAGSKLFSCRQQPLFYDPESLRFKVDEVAESFINIPYLWGGKNPFGIDCSGLTQVIMRIFGIKIPRDARKQVDRGNPVSFITEAEPGDLAFFDNEEGEIIHTGIIVSNQQIIHASGCVRKDRIDHQGIYNSAVKRYTHRLRVIKNLASYRH; this is encoded by the coding sequence ATGGAATACGGAGTGTCATTATTACCGGTTATCCCTCTCAGGACAAATCCTTCTGAGAAAAGTGAAATGATAACCCAGCTGCTCTTCGGCGAATATGTAAAAATAGTTGACAAGGAAGGCCAGTGGTGGATGGTTGAATTCCCGGATGACAGTTACCAGGGATGGACTACAGGTAAGATGCTGACACCTGTTACGGAAGAACAGGCGGTCAGGGCAGCAGAAACTGATGCAAGGGTTACCGCAAATCTAATTTTGCCTGTTGCACCCAGGGATACAGAGGACATTTCACTGATCCCGGCAGGAAGCATACTGAATGAATACAAACCTGCATCCAACAGTTTTACCGCAGGCAGCAAACTATTTTCCTGCAGGCAGCAGCCATTGTTTTATGACCCTGAAAGCCTGAGGTTCAAGGTAGATGAAGTAGCAGAATCATTCATTAATATACCATACCTATGGGGCGGCAAGAACCCTTTTGGTATCGACTGTTCCGGCCTGACACAGGTGATCATGAGAATTTTCGGCATTAAAATTCCCCGGGATGCCAGAAAACAGGTCGACCGCGGAAACCCGGTAAGTTTTATAACAGAGGCAGAGCCCGGAGATCTGGCTTTCTTTGACAATGAGGAGGGGGAGATTATCCACACGGGCATTATTGTGAGCAACCAGCAGATCATACATGCCTCGGGTTGCGTAAGGAAAGACAGAATAGATCACCAGGGGATATACAACAGCGCAGTCAAAAGGTACACACACAGGCTGAGGGTGATAAAAAACCTTGCAAGCTACAGGCACTGA
- a CDS encoding MFS transporter produces the protein MSNQNNTLKVGMIFISMIYFIFGFVTTFIITLSDPVMEAFDLSYAQGFLVNSAFFISYAVFSIPSGSVVKRIGYKNSIFLGLLLMSVAGFLFFPAIRTESYPFFLGAIMLLSLGVVILQTSCNPFVTKLGPPETASGRLNLTMALNSIATWLAPLLIVALILPAAVPAAAEAVTGVVDAIVPGGIRPADLLPPFIIIAVVVLVVAIGIRFINLPVLSQEGIGNYSTVFKYRHVILGAIGIFCYVGAEVGIGTAISSYVVQPGLGGGVSRELAMKFVGLYWAGAMVGRLFGAIALSDIKKQNLKFIFAGLVVVWAFVVGFITLEYSLPMSLTFLGFAVLNYVLMQIGKGKANLVLSVFAIIAVIMATTSMLTSGKIALWSIVSIGLFNSVMFPNIYSLAVKGLDKSEVSLATGVINTFIVGGAVIPLLMGVVGDALNIQYSFIIPVICYLYILFFALVGSKLKPMGETAAEGPAS, from the coding sequence ATGTCAAATCAAAACAATACTTTGAAGGTGGGAATGATTTTCATTTCCATGATCTATTTCATTTTCGGTTTTGTAACCACATTTATAATTACCCTGAGTGACCCTGTGATGGAAGCGTTCGATCTTTCTTATGCACAGGGCTTTCTGGTTAATTCTGCCTTTTTTATTTCGTATGCTGTTTTTTCGATTCCTTCCGGAAGTGTGGTTAAGAGAATAGGTTATAAGAATTCCATATTTTTAGGATTGCTTCTGATGTCAGTTGCAGGATTTTTATTCTTTCCTGCCATCAGGACAGAATCTTATCCTTTCTTTCTCGGTGCCATAATGCTGCTTTCATTGGGTGTAGTTATTCTGCAGACATCATGCAACCCATTTGTTACAAAACTCGGACCTCCTGAGACAGCTTCAGGCCGCCTTAATCTTACCATGGCGCTCAATTCCATTGCCACCTGGTTAGCGCCGCTTTTAATCGTTGCCCTGATCCTTCCTGCTGCTGTTCCTGCAGCTGCCGAAGCTGTTACAGGTGTAGTTGACGCTATCGTTCCCGGCGGGATCCGTCCAGCCGATCTTCTTCCCCCGTTTATTATTATAGCTGTTGTTGTATTGGTTGTAGCTATTGGTATAAGGTTTATCAATCTTCCGGTATTAAGCCAGGAGGGTATCGGGAATTACTCAACAGTTTTCAAATACAGGCATGTGATTCTGGGTGCGATCGGTATCTTTTGTTATGTAGGAGCTGAGGTTGGTATAGGTACGGCTATATCCTCCTATGTAGTTCAACCCGGACTGGGTGGTGGTGTCAGCAGGGAGCTGGCCATGAAATTTGTCGGTCTGTACTGGGCAGGTGCCATGGTAGGACGACTTTTCGGAGCGATCGCCCTTTCAGATATCAAAAAGCAGAACTTAAAGTTTATTTTTGCCGGACTGGTAGTGGTTTGGGCCTTCGTGGTTGGTTTTATCACACTCGAGTACAGCCTGCCTATGTCTCTTACTTTCCTTGGATTTGCAGTGCTTAATTATGTTCTCATGCAGATAGGAAAAGGTAAGGCTAATCTTGTACTTTCCGTTTTTGCAATAATTGCTGTTATAATGGCAACAACTTCAATGCTCACATCTGGTAAGATTGCGCTCTGGTCAATTGTATCCATTGGATTGTTCAATTCGGTCATGTTTCCAAATATTTACTCCCTGGCAGTTAAAGGACTTGACAAGAGCGAGGTCAGTCTTGCTACCGGAGTAATTAACACATTTATAGTCGGCGGAGCTGTTATCCCCCTGCTTATGGGTGTGGTTGGTGACGCATTGAATATACAATACTCATTTATTATACCGGTGATATGTTACCTGTACATCTTATTCTTTGCATTGGTGGGCAGTAAACTTAAACCGATGGGAGAAACTGCTGCAGAAGGACCTGCTTCCTGA
- a CDS encoding ROK family protein codes for MKEYVIGIDIGGTFTKSGYVDRDGNCYAESVSPTDAYDNVNDYLDNLIKELKNAEKQLEGPYKIVGVGIGAPNGNYHNGTIENATNLKWKGVIPLAEMVNKHYNLPVKLTNDANAAALGEMVYGGAKGMKDFIMITLGTGLGSGIVVNGDLVYGHDGFAGELGHVNVVENGRRCGCGNLGCLETYVSAPGIKRTVFELLASDANGSDLVNYSFGELDSEMIYNAAVKSDPVALKAFDVTGKILGRKLADSVAHTSPEAVFLFGGLSKSGDYIFKPTKKYMEEAVMGTFRNKVRILPSQLTDKNAAVMGASALIWKELDK; via the coding sequence ATGAAAGAGTATGTTATAGGAATTGACATTGGGGGCACCTTTACCAAAAGCGGATACGTTGACCGCGACGGTAATTGCTATGCCGAATCAGTATCGCCAACTGATGCCTATGATAATGTGAATGATTACCTCGATAATCTTATAAAGGAACTCAAGAATGCCGAAAAGCAGCTTGAAGGGCCATACAAGATTGTAGGTGTTGGCATAGGTGCCCCGAACGGCAATTACCACAACGGAACAATAGAGAATGCGACCAACCTCAAATGGAAAGGGGTGATTCCGCTGGCAGAAATGGTAAACAAGCATTATAACCTTCCCGTTAAGCTTACAAACGATGCAAATGCAGCTGCCCTGGGTGAAATGGTGTATGGTGGTGCCAAAGGAATGAAAGATTTTATAATGATCACTCTCGGAACCGGACTTGGAAGCGGGATAGTGGTAAACGGAGACCTGGTTTACGGTCATGACGGTTTCGCAGGTGAACTGGGCCATGTTAACGTCGTGGAAAACGGTCGCAGATGTGGCTGTGGCAACCTTGGCTGTCTTGAGACATATGTGTCGGCGCCCGGAATAAAACGTACTGTTTTTGAGTTGCTGGCATCTGATGCAAATGGAAGTGACCTTGTTAACTACAGTTTTGGTGAACTTGATTCTGAAATGATATACAACGCTGCTGTAAAGAGTGATCCTGTAGCACTTAAGGCATTTGATGTAACCGGGAAAATACTTGGCAGGAAGCTGGCCGATTCTGTAGCTCATACAAGCCCTGAGGCAGTATTCCTTTTTGGTGGACTCTCAAAGTCGGGTGACTATATTTTCAAGCCTACAAAGAAGTACATGGAAGAGGCGGTAATGGGTACATTCCGGAACAAGGTAAGGATCCTTCCTTCGCAGCTGACTGACAAGAATGCTGCTGTTATGGGAGCCAGTGCCCTGATCTGGAAGGAACTTGATAAATAA
- a CDS encoding anthranilate synthase component I family protein has protein sequence MVIVLLKVMSKKSRGKGKKNSITPVRDDFFSAISFKEINDYFCMMRIFSSFRIDNVNDFKAKLLDWSRDFNEVCILDSNGYSKRFNSPTCSFRYDYLAAIGSVNKMGQDEQGNLEAIGKFSGLAGDWLFGHLSYDIKNETENLSSSHPDRIGFPLAEFFVPGYIFVIDGNNLQVGWLKSLSGEVEINRLVKEIDSLTIRQLKAGGSGPVKEVMTKKEYLEAVKRVMGHIGRGNIYEVNICQEFFSSIKSFDPGQAWLSLIEESPTPFSCYYNLGDKYLLCASPERFMKRTGNRIISQPIKGTAARGNNVLEDEQLLRKLATDPKERAENVMITDLVRNDLSVIAERGSVKVDELCGIYPFPRVFQMQSTISALIRPKTSLVDIIRALFPMGSMTGAPKIRAMEIIEQYERSRRGLYSGAVGYITPQNDFDFNVVIRSIQYNRTSEALSFMVGGAITSLSDPEKEFAECMLKAGAIMKILGTGR, from the coding sequence ATGGTTATTGTTTTATTAAAAGTCATGTCAAAAAAATCAAGAGGTAAAGGTAAAAAAAATAGTATAACACCTGTCCGGGATGATTTTTTTTCTGCAATCAGTTTTAAAGAAATCAATGATTATTTTTGCATGATGCGAATATTCAGCAGTTTCAGAATAGACAATGTTAATGACTTCAAGGCAAAACTGCTTGACTGGAGCCGTGACTTCAACGAAGTGTGCATTCTTGACTCCAATGGTTACAGTAAGCGCTTCAATTCACCAACCTGCAGTTTCAGATACGATTACCTGGCTGCAATCGGCTCAGTCAATAAGATGGGGCAAGATGAACAAGGCAACCTGGAAGCAATCGGCAAATTCTCCGGTTTGGCGGGTGACTGGCTTTTTGGACATCTCAGTTACGATATTAAAAATGAAACCGAGAACCTTTCCTCCTCTCATCCTGACAGGATAGGTTTCCCTCTTGCAGAATTTTTCGTTCCCGGGTATATATTCGTCATAGACGGGAACAACCTGCAGGTAGGCTGGCTCAAATCCCTTTCAGGTGAGGTGGAAATAAACCGTTTAGTGAAAGAGATCGACTCCCTTACCATTCGGCAATTGAAAGCGGGTGGGTCCGGACCGGTAAAAGAGGTGATGACCAAAAAAGAATACCTTGAGGCGGTAAAGAGAGTCATGGGACACATAGGCAGAGGCAATATTTACGAGGTAAACATCTGCCAGGAATTCTTTTCTTCAATTAAATCATTTGATCCCGGCCAAGCCTGGCTGAGCCTTATCGAAGAGTCGCCCACACCGTTTTCATGCTATTATAACCTGGGCGATAAGTATCTATTGTGTGCCAGTCCCGAACGTTTCATGAAAAGAACCGGCAACAGGATTATATCGCAACCCATAAAGGGTACAGCCGCAAGAGGCAATAATGTCCTTGAAGATGAGCAACTCCTAAGGAAACTCGCCACTGATCCAAAAGAGCGGGCAGAAAATGTCATGATCACCGACCTGGTAAGGAATGATTTGTCGGTGATTGCAGAACGGGGCTCGGTAAAGGTTGATGAGTTGTGCGGAATATATCCGTTCCCCCGTGTATTCCAGATGCAATCTACCATCTCGGCCCTTATTCGACCTAAAACGAGCCTGGTTGACATTATAAGGGCATTGTTCCCTATGGGTTCAATGACAGGCGCGCCCAAAATACGTGCAATGGAGATCATTGAACAATATGAGCGCAGCAGGCGGGGACTCTATTCAGGGGCCGTTGGATATATTACGCCACAAAATGATTTTGACTTCAATGTTGTTATAAGAAGTATCCAGTACAACCGGACATCAGAAGCGCTTTCATTCATGGTTGGCGGCGCAATCACTTCGCTGTCCGACCCTGAAAAGGAATTCGCAGAATGCATGCTTAAAGCAGGCGCTATAATGAAGATTCTGGGAACCGGCAGGTAA